The Coccidioides posadasii str. Silveira chromosome 2, complete sequence genomic interval ATCCACCAAATCTGCTTCAGACCAGCGAAGCAAGTATTTCTTCCGCGCATTATTAATCATTCCAAGCACAACTCTCAATCCAGCAAACCCAATGAAACTCAAAAATATGATCCCGAAGGTAATCAGAAAAGATGCGCGAAAGCCGTCCTGCTGGTACTTCGGTGCAAATATCTGAGCTGCAAAGATGCCAGCCAGGTTCCCGTAGCCGTTGATACCAAGCACAATAGCACGCTTGCCCGGATCGGGGATGTTTCCCGCGTACCAAGCAACGGTGAGCGGGCTCGGGATAAAGCAGCCACTCAATAGCAAACACATGCAGAAATAAAGCACCGCAGTCCCAGCAGAGGTAGAAGGCGGGGAGAATAGAAGAGTTAGAACAAGCCCGGTCAGAATGACTGCAAGACTCGCGAGTATAGGAAGAAAACGCCTGCGTGACTTATCGCTCCAGTGCATAAAAATGTAAAGTGTTATAGAAGCTAAGAGGAACGGAGGCACGGTAAGAATATTGGCGTATAACGGAGACGCCATCTTCAGCGAAGATAGAACGATCGGGAGGAAAATAGAAAATCCTGTGCTAGGAATTGCCGAAGCAATATTGAGGATCAGGATCGGAAAAATGAAAGGTAGAAACAAGACAGTCGAAAGAATCTCCGGCTTCGATAGCCCAGCATCGGCAGTAAAGTTATCACGATCATTTCCAGCCTGGGCCTCAGGAGTGACTCCTTCATCTTCTAGCAATCTGCGACATTGCTCCCCATGGCTTGAAAACCCATCAATTGCCCCAGTGGCTGCATCAGGGGTGAGCAACGATTCACGAGAAGAGGACATTTCACGATCAGTAACCACCCGTTTTTCGGCACATAGCCTCTCCAGAGGATTTAGAAACCAAGCAGTACCTGCACTCTTCGGCAGCCAGAAGAAGCCAATCAAGGCGATTGCAATCGTCAAGAGTCCTTCAGCCATAAACAACACCTGCCATGGTTTCCAGGAATCATCATTTTCGAATTTCCTTGTCGATGGCTCTCCATCCTTTGGAAACCTGGAGAAGACGATAAACGCAAGAAGCCCACCGAGAGCGCCAGCCACGCCGTACGAGCCGTAGAATAGCGCCAGACGTCGCCCAAATTCATAGCGGGTATAGAACAGCGAGAGATATGACACAGTTGTGGGATAAAAGCCCGCTGGAAGTGCCCCGTTGCATTATTAGTATGAACGTCTAACGAGCGAGCTTATATCCCCTCATCTCGATACATAAAACAAGCAGCAATGCTGTCTCAGCAAAGGAGGGTCTCTAGACCTGAAAACCACGCTGGGAAATTTTTATAAAATGTCAGAGGATCTCTTACCTTCTAGAGACCCTAAAATAATACGGATCAATATCAACTGCCACCTCTTCCTAACCCAGACATGCAGCAGCGTACAGATACCCCACAACGTCATCACACTCGGCACCCAGACGCTCATGCCAAACTTCCTCCCCGCCGCGGCACCCACAGGCTGCAGCGCCACAAAGAACACAAAAAACCATGCCACCGCATCGTTTAGATCACCCTTTTGCAGCCCAGCATCCCTGGTGAAGTTGGCAGTTTCGGCGTTGCCGATGTTTGACCTATCGAGAGTGTTTACGAGGAAGAGGAGTGATAAGAAGGGGAGGAGAATGAGGTCCAACTTGCGGACAGTACGGCTGGTAAGCTCATCGTGCCCTTTACCTGTCATAGTGCCCTTCCAACATACGCACACACACTCACACCACGGAGAGGCCCCTTGTTTATTCCAGCGAACGCCTCCGGAATCCATGTTGATGCTTTCAGTTTAGCGCAATCGTGATCCAGCCTAACCCTGTTTGTGCTAGTAAGTTATTACTCAGCTGCACCATAATTTAGTTAGACTTAAAGATTGACCAATCATTTGGCAGTTGGGAGCCTCTAGTctaaaaaaggaaagagcAAAACAAACAACCCCAACATTCATTCAACCTCATCTGAAAGCCTGCATCCAGACCAGAATAAGAAGCAAACGTATTGCAACTATTTGAGACCGGAAGAGAAATGATTGTTATGATGATAAATTATAGACAGATAACTACAATGAACAGCTAGGTTGCTCAAACGAACGGAGCAGTGTTTGTCCCTTCCCTTGCTCAGTCGGATCTCCACACCTTGTCGCGATGAAGCGGTGAGACTTGTTGAAATCCGTGGCAGCTCAGTGTCGCGAACAGGGAAAGGAAACTTTCCATTCTTCTAAACTCTGTATTTGCAACCCTATTCCTGTCAACCTGCGGAACTCAACAAACTCCTTTGCCCTCCGTAAATGCACCCTCGGGACAACACTCTCATTCCTGAGATCACAATCTCGGAATGTTGGACAAACGATGGTGAAGATCTGGCTTTGAATTAAACTTACTGGGTCACGGCAACGGCCCGACAACAGCACAGGAGACTCTCCGGTCTATTGGAAAAGTGGGCGGAATTTTCCTCGCATCCGATTGGAGGTAGGCAACCGTTAGCTTTTTCTCCCAGGCTAACAGGCAACGATCCCGTCCAGCCGCCCACGCATGTCGAAATTTTGTCACGTTTCTTGCATTGTTTGTGTACTCCGGACGCTGCGTCCTGATCCCTGACCCGTTTCTCTGCCTTCATTGATCCAGTGTGGACTCGAGATCACATCCATCTTTCCTCGATTTGGCATAATTCCTGTGCCACCGTCCCCAAGCACACTTTCAGGTCCACGGACAATCAACTCCCATTCGCCACTCACCACCACATTGACATTGGACACTTGTTGTCGTTTGTTATTATCATTTCTCTCCACGTACTCCGTCCTCCGTATTTTTATTCTCATTTCTTATCTTGCAACGCGGAGCGCCGCTTAGAGCGCTTCTAAGTGTAACGTTTCGAGCCAACGCTGAGGGGTTGGGAAACCATACTTTGGCCCTTCACTCTAGATTATCCCTTGTCGGAACCACATTCGCACTGACCGTCCATTTTCCATTTATCGCCCATCGCAGTCACATACTTCTGTTCTCCTGTACGCAGCGCCACACGGATCGCAAATCGGTTTTGTGGCTATATGTTCGCACAATCATGAAGAAGCGCTCCCCAAGTCAAACAAATAGCACGGTACAATCTCTCTCATCTTAACACCGCGTAGCGCGACGGAAGAACAGCTGTTCCCCCAAGGATTTGTGGTTGTGACTTCGACACCTCGCACAATATGGACGGTCCGCCTCCCCCTCCACCCCCTCACGGGGCAAACCCGAGAACCACCGCAGAAGGTGGTGCCGATGACGGACAATATCGAAAAGCATCAGACCTGCCAGAGGGTCCGTACGATATTTTTATAATCCCCCCACACTCTTCTGGCTCGGGGTTTCTTTATCTCCCATCGTTGCAATGCCACAGGAATAGCTTTCTGGCCGGTGTTGCTTCCGCGCTACTAGGAGTGGTATTATATATAAATGTTTTGCCGCTCTTGAAGAATTGGTTCGCGACGGTCGTGCAGAGCGGAGGCATGGGTGTTTTCATGCTCGTTATCGGGGTGGGAGTTATTTGCTGGACCGTGGGTAGAACGCAGATTGAAGGAAGCAGCTCTTCCAGGCCACGAAACCGGAACAGGCCTGGCTCGCCAAATGGAGGTCGAGGTCCGCAAGGTCCTCCTCCTGGGCCGCCACCAGGGGCCGGGCCACGACCAACCGGCGGCCCCAATCCGTCCCCAGGAGGCCATCAATATCAGAATTTTGGAGGGCAGTATCCCGGCGCGGGTTTTGGTGGGCCTCCTCCAAATTCTGGTCCCCAATTTCCTGGCGGACAATATCCGGGTGGTCAATTCCCAGGCGGCCATCAATATTACCCTGGTGCTCAGTATCCTGGAGGACAtacaccaccaccaccaccaccacgaTCCCATCCCtcgcctcctcctcctcctccgccgCCTCCTCCACCACAGCCAGAGCCACCAAGAGAACCCCCTAAACCCCAGCGACCACCTTCCCCACAACCGCCTCCGAAGCCTACCCCTAAGCCTGCTCCTGAACCTCAGCAAGAGCGCAAACCTGAGCCGAAGCCTGAGCCGAAGCCTGAGCCTGAGGTGGAAGCTACACCAACGCCAGAACCAAAGCCCGTGCCAAAGCCTGAGCCCCGGGTTGAAACAAAACCTGAGCCAAAGCCCCAACCACCGCCAGAACCGAAACAAGAGCTCAAGCCAGAACCTAAGCAGGAAGCTCCACCATCGCCTCCACCATCAAATACTGGGGCGAAACCCGCGCAAGACAAGCAAAAGAGCGATTGGGAAAGAGcaagagaagaaatgagGCGCAAGGAAGAGATTCGCAGGAAAATGGAAGAGTTTCGAAGAAAACGGGCAGAagatgagaaaagaaagcaagaggaagaagaaagaattGCGCGGGAGGAGCAAGAAAAACGAGAAAAAGAGACCCGCGAGAGAGAATATCGTGAATGGAAGGAGAAGAGAGCCAGAGAGCGAGCCGAAAAGGAGGCGGCTGAGAAAGAAGCGGCAGAGAAAGCTGCAAAGGAGAAAGCCCGAGAAGAAGCTGCAGCTAGATTTGCTGCAGCGAGAGAGGCGGCAGCCGCAAGGCGAGCTGCTGAGAAGGCTGCGGCCGAGAAAGCTGCTGCTGAGAAAGAAGCCGCTGAGCAAGCGGCAAAGGCTGCCGCAGAGAAGGAGGCGGCCGAGAAGGAAGCTGCACGAAAAGCTGCTGCAGAAAAAGCTGCTGCGGAGAGGGCCGCAAGGGTTGCAAAAGCTGCGGAGGCTGCAAGGGCCGCAAGGGCCGCAAAGGTTGCGCAATCTGCGGCGCCTCCACCGTCAGTACAGTCCTCAAAGGCCGAACAGCAGCCGGCTTCATCTCCAAAGCCTCCATTCCCTAGTACTAAAACTAATACGGACGATGATGCGTATTCCTTTCGCCCTTACGACCGCCCTAGACCCGGTATGCACAAGCAGCAATCTTCAGCGTCCTCTGTATTTTCAGAATCGACCTATGCATCACAGACGACTGCACGAACAACGCCACCACCATCCCGACGAGGACCATATAGCACGAAAAATCCTGATAAGGTTGTTATCCACGGTGTGTACTCATTCAACAACACTTTTATGAGAACCCCAATCGCGCAGTTGGTATCAGGACGAGGTGTAGTGACGGATGGGCTGATACTGCGCATCACAACCGAGGGGATGTTTGTCGACGACGATGTGAGAGGTGTGGCCCAGCGAGAATGGGACATCAAAGCATGGACGATGAAACTGGTAGAGGTATGGTGCCCCCTGCTTGGTGCAAATTCATCAACCACCACTCGTCCGACTGTGCCCAAGCTCAGTCCTTTCCGCTTCAGCACTTCGCACGCGTCCAAGATCCCCAGCAGCGGGGATTCAGACGCGTTTCTTGCATCTTTGCTCAAGACCTGCAAGAACCAGTGCCGATTGGAAACCAGTGATAAAGGTGGTAGTCGCGCTAATGGGCTAAATATTGACGGTATGAATGTCAATGAACAGACTGCTGCGGCCCCGCGAGGCCTTCATATCGTCCGGGCCAGTCTCCGGGACCAAGAAGGCAAGAAATATATCTTCGTTTTGCCGGAGACTGAGGCTTGGAAAGTCGCCGTTGGACTTCAGCGATTGCGCAAGGGAAGCCAGGTTCGCGCATTGGGAGTGTGTGGCTTACCTTTGAATGAAACACACTCCATCCTCTCCAACTTAGGATACTGAACATAGTTCTGAGAAGGAGTTTTTGGAAAGGAAAGATGATAAACCAAGATTCTTGTTTATTATAATAACAAGGTTTGATGAAAGAATATAGTTGTCGCCCCCAGCGATACAGGAACATTCCTGATGCAGACAGCAAACACTCGGCGGCCTGGTGAAAGGCTGCACAAAACATGGCATCCCGCGATCACAGTCACTCTATGCTCCCTCTTGTGCATCTTCCCAAGCTTGTCCTTTCGAGCGAGTTCTATGGGTTGATTTTAAGGGTGCTTTGGTTGTGACTACTATTTCAGTTTGCATTTGTCTTGAATCATTAGCGATGGAGTTTCATGCATTTCTCTCTGGCTTTGGAACAAGTATCCCCTCTTGTTGACAGTTGAAAATTCTCTGTGACAGGATCATGTTGTCCAAGCTACTTTATTGCCCAGAAATTCTGTTTTGTCTATTTTGTTATTCCCATGCGTGTTTGGAGATTTTGCGGGAAGCTTTGCCATGGCCACTGCAGCCAACCTTAATATACAATACAGGGCTCAGTGCCACAGTAGGTTAACTAAACTTAGAGGAAAGAATATTAACTCATTTTCAATTAATTTACTGTTAACAGAATCTAACAACATCGATATTCATGAATTGGAATGATTCTGGTGCATGTTTCTTTTGCTAGAGTACATTTCCAATTGCGAAATGAGAAAGGTATTTCCAATTTCACTCCAGAATAACTCCGCATGATTGAACTCCACCAAGTCCCAGCTCTGGAACCGAACATCATGGCTTGGGTGGTAAAGCTCCAGTCTCCGCTATCGTTAACTAACGATCCTGTCAGCGCCGACCAGCGTCCAGGCCATTCGATGCCACGCATAATCGTGCTGCCTGGAGCACCTTGATTCGCGGGCTGAGGGCCCTGCTCCGGCAATCATCGACTCCGCAAACACCCAGCCATGTTCAGCTGCATGGCTGAAGTTAACTAGCTATGAATGTGGAGAGATATGTGGTTTGGGAATAATTCAGCTGCCTAGCCGGCATCAACTCCATCCATCCTGCAAACCGCTGAGCCGTCACCAAGTTTCACTCATGTCGGTTTTTCTATTTCACAGGGTCCGAACAAACACTAAATACCTGACCTTGCTGGTCTGACGAGCCCAAGAAACCGAGAGGGGATTAGGAACTGCTGAAAAGGTGCCTTTGAAACAGCTACAAAAGGATCAAGGTGTGTCCATTTCTTAACAGCAAGTTTTCATACACTCACGCGTTGGTTTTGCCTGATCCAAGTTTTATCCTCTTTCTCTATGATCGGGAGGAGAGAAGTCATGCTCGATCTCAGAAGTGAAGGATCACTTCAGCCAAATTGATCTGCTTTGGGACCCTTTTATTTCCTTTTACAATGTCCTTTTCACCCCTAGCAATGCGTATTCTCTTCACCTTGTTTCATCAGAGCCAAATGTTAATGGACCAAAGGACACCCTCACCATTGAATGATCACGATTTATTTGACCAAAAGgcaaagagaagagaagcaaagTTTGTGGGAAATTATCTGGGTCTGACAGAAGCCAGCAATGGCTCCATTCGCACGCCCAAGCGGTTTCAGATACATCCCCGTTAATATCCAAGATGATGATGTACCACCTTCGCCTTGCGGTTCGGAGCTAACGACAGGTACCGGTGATATCATATACACTCCTTCAACATCTGACAGCAATGTCGGTAGTAAAGGAGACCTAAAAGAAGACGATTATGCTTCAGAGAGTGATGTGCTGCTCACATCTCCTCCCCCTGAATATCAGGACATTGCTCAAAGGACTAAAGATGTTATTGTCGATACAAAAGTTAGCAACGAAGTTCATTCGGAACGTGATATTCCAGCCGACAGCCTTCGCAAGGACGCTGAAGCGGGATATCGTGGGCGACggaaagagaaagatgctCGACGGTGCCAATTTACCAAATGGTCGCTATGCGTCGGAATCGCCAAGTTTATCCTTCTTGCCAGTCTAGTGTGCATGGTGTTCAAGAGCTTATTCTATACAAACGACGGAGTATGTTTATCATCCAGAACCAATCCCCTGTCCGCTCTCAACTTTCTTCGATATGATGCCCAATTCAAATACTAAAGTTGATTTCTAGCACCACGAGCATCACGACCATGAAGACGGGTATCACGATGGTTCTGGTGACGGGCCAACCCCCGGGAGGGAGATCAAAATCCGCAGACGCTCCACTGGGATCGCTGGCAAATACCCTCTGTACGATTTGCTTTCTCTGCGGACCAGGTCTGGCTCTATAGCCGTTGTCATCGATCCACAACCAGCTGACCCAAACGATCCCGACAAACCTGCCCGGGTAGACATAAGCTCCAGATCTGGTAGCGTTTTGGTGCAGTTCCGCATGCCAGAGCACGAAGGGTGGTATAACTATGCCGAATTCGATGATGATATGAAAGATCTCAAAGCCGAACTCGGATCAATACGAGACGAGGGAAGAGCCAGGTGGACGAAATCGCGCCCAATGCGTTCGCACTCAACCCGCAAATCCAAATGGAATGCCCATTCCACGAAGAAATTAACCACCTTACCTCCTCGACCGTACGAAATCAAAATCACCACCCGCAGCGGCAGCATCACCGCCAACGTCGCTTTCTCCACTGGCGCAAAAATATCCTCCCGCAGCGGGAACATCAACGCCCGCCTGACGCCACTTGTCTTCCAGGACGCAGATTACCTAGAGAAATATAAGAATGTCTCCATCACCACTGCCAACCGACAGGGCGAAACAAATCTCGTGCTAAACGAAGCACTAATTTTCCAAAGACCAGAATCCAACCACTCGCATCCACCATGGATGCGTGGCCTTCGACATTCTTATGAACTGACTGCCACGGCGACGCACACCACAAGAGGCCTGGGCTCTGTATTTGTTACCTACCCGCCATCTTGGGCCGGACATGTCCACGCGATTGCTTCAAGGACGGGAAACATCCTTGTTGGTGGAGAGGGGGTCCAGATCATTCAACGAGGGAAGACATTTGTAGACGGTGTTAAAGAGGCCGAGAGAACATTGCCGATAGAGAAAGAGTGGTGGGGAAGCAGAGGAGATATGAATGTTAAACTTGGGGGACGGACAAGCATGGTTCAATTCTGGGTCAGGGATGATTGATTGATTAGTACATGtttccctccctccctctcttATTGGGCATGTGATGATTTGAAAAGGTTCTGAAGTTCTTTCTTGTCTGGTTCTCTCGTTTCATGGAATGGACATATGTAGGTACCGGACAATCTGACATTTATTATGGTTAACACGCAAAAGGAAGAATGAATCTGTTAGACTCACCTAGTCATTGCCTTTTGCTAAACTAGCTGTTAGTATTCATTTCATAGCAAGTCATGAAGGTATTGCTAGGAAAAAACAATGGGATGAAAGAGACAACAGACATTCTCAGGGTACCCATAATAAAATAGAGAAAAAGAATCCCGAGTTAGAGCAAATTTAACAGGAAAAGCATGACAAGGCTAGAGTCAGGAACAACTTTCTGTATTTCTAACCATGTCCTATCTTTCAACCTAATTATCTCAACTCATCTCAAAAGAGGGTGAAaatgagaaaaaaaaaaaaaaaaaaaaaaaaaaaaaggtaggTAATAGGTTTAGAAACAACACTGGGAGAAGTAGAGAAAAGGAGGAGGATAAAAGCAGGCTGTGATAGGTATTATGCCAGCAGAAAATAGACCAAAGCCATATTTTTACAAATACAACAGAGAGCAAGATAATGGTGGCAGGTATTTCTCGTCTATCATGTATATGAATGCTTGCATGCATCTATCAAACCA includes:
- a CDS encoding uncharacterized protein (EggNog:ENOG410PKCQ~COG:G~TransMembrane:12 (i44-61o88-107i114-133o139-163i175-199o219-241i333-353o373-393i405-423o435-458i470-490o502-523i)), translating into MDSGGVRWNKQGASPWCECVCVCWKGTMTGKGHDELTSRTVRKLDLILLPFLSLLFLVNTLDRSNIGNAETANFTRDAGLQKGDLNDAVAWFFVFFVALQPVGAAAGRKFGMSVWVPSVMTLWGICTLLHVWVRKRWQLILIRIILGSLEAGFYPTTVSYLSLFYTRYEFGRRLALFYGSYGVAGALGGLLAFIVFSRFPKDGEPSTRKFENDDSWKPWQVLFMAEGLLTIAIALIGFFWLPKSAGTAWFLNPLERLCAEKRVVTDREMSSSRESLLTPDAATGAIDGFSSHGEQCRRLLEDEGVTPEAQAGNDRDNFTADAGLSKPEILSTVLFLPFIFPILILNIASAIPSTGFSIFLPIVLSSLKMASPLYANILTVPPFLLASITLYIFMHWSDKSRRRFLPILASLAVILTGLVLTLLFSPPSTSAGTAVLYFCMCLLLSGCFIPSPLTVAWYAGNIPDPGKRAIVLGINGYGNLAGIFAAQIFAPKYQQDGFRASFLITFGIIFLSFIGFAGLRVVLGMINNARKKYLLRWSEADLVDEHVSGLGKRDGWGENVPSLVIVGGRRWDKYVRDMVGVKLLGMGVSSAAVRRGDEKMTFEYGY
- a CDS encoding uncharacterized protein (EggNog:ENOG410PQDQ~TransMembrane:2 (o66-87i99-117o)), encoding MDGPPPPPPPHGANPRTTAEGGADDGQYRKASDLPEGPYDIFIIPPHSSGSGFLYLPSLQCHRNSFLAGVASALLGVVLYINVLPLLKNWFATVVQSGGMGVFMLVIGVGVICWTVGRTQIEGSSSSRPRNRNRPGSPNGGRGPQGPPPGPPPGAGPRPTGGPNPSPGGHQYQNFGGQYPGAGFGGPPPNSGPQFPGGQYPGGQFPGGHQYYPGAQYPGGHTPPPPPPRSHPSPPPPPPPPPPPQPEPPREPPKPQRPPSPQPPPKPTPKPAPEPQQERKPEPKPEPKPEPEVEATPTPEPKPVPKPEPRVETKPEPKPQPPPEPKQELKPEPKQEAPPSPPPSNTGAKPAQDKQKSDWERAREEMRRKEEIRRKMEEFRRKRAEDEKRKQEEEERIAREEQEKREKETREREYREWKEKRARERAEKEAAEKEAAEKAAKEKAREEAAARFAAAREAAAARRAAEKAAAEKAAAEKEAAEQAAKAAAEKEAAEKEAARKAAAEKAAAERAARVAKAAEAARAARAAKVAQSAAPPPSVQSSKAEQQPASSPKPPFPSTKTNTDDDAYSFRPYDRPRPGMHKQQSSASSVFSESTYASQTTARTTPPPSRRGPYSTKNPDKVVIHGVYSFNNTFMRTPIAQLVSGRGVVTDGLILRITTEGMFVDDDVRGVAQREWDIKAWTMKLVEVWCPLLGANSSTTTRPTVPKLSPFRFSTSHASKIPSSGDSDAFLASLLKTCKNQCRLETSDKGGSRANGLNIDGMNVNEQTAAAPRGLHIVRASLRDQEGKKYIFVLPETEAWKVAVGLQRLRKGSQVRALGVCGLPLNETHSILSNLGY
- a CDS encoding uncharacterized protein (EggNog:ENOG410PNG4~COG:S~TransMembrane:1 (i131-155o)); protein product: MAPFARPSGFRYIPVNIQDDDVPPSPCGSELTTGTGDIIYTPSTSDSNVGSKGDLKEDDYASESDVLLTSPPPEYQDIAQRTKDVIVDTKVSNEVHSERDIPADSLRKDAEAGYRGRRKEKDARRCQFTKWSLCVGIAKFILLASLVCMVFKSLFYTNDGHHEHHDHEDGYHDGSGDGPTPGREIKIRRRSTGIAGKYPLYDLLSLRTRSGSIAVVIDPQPADPNDPDKPARVDISSRSGSVLVQFRMPEHEGWYNYAEFDDDMKDLKAELGSIRDEGRARWTKSRPMRSHSTRKSKWNAHSTKKLTTLPPRPYEIKITTRSGSITANVAFSTGAKISSRSGNINARLTPLVFQDADYLEKYKNVSITTANRQGETNLVLNEALIFQRPESNHSHPPWMRGLRHSYELTATATHTTRGLGSVFVTYPPSWAGHVHAIASRTGNILVGGEGVQIIQRGKTFVDGVKEAERTLPIEKEWWGSRGDMNVKLGGRTSMVQFWVRDD